Part of the Catalinimonas alkaloidigena genome is shown below.
TGCGTACCTCTCGTTCGCTAATGGTTGAGTCAACCTCGTATTCTACATATTGTCGACTAAAGTCATAGAAACCATTATTTCTCAGCAGGGTCTCAATACGCTCTCTTTCCTGAGATAGTTTTTCCTGATCATATACCTGTCCTTCTCTCACCAGACGCTCATCAAAACTTTCATGGATCAATCTTCGGATCACGGAATCTTGAATCAAATAGGTAATGGTATCAATGCTGTAAGGCAGGCGTTCATTGATAGTATAGTTGGAGGTGATTTTTCTGCCCTCTAAAGTTGTTCCGTGATCAACGCTACCATTAAAGTAGCCTTTGGTATGAAGATAATTTTCCATTTGCTGACGCGTTATCTCTGCCTGTGAGCTATCATATATGCTCAAAGGCTCTCCCCAGCGCATCAGAAGGTTCCCTTCCTCCAACTTACGATCTATCTTGTTTGTCTTCTTTTCCTTTTTCTTTTCAAGCCTTTGTATTTTCTTTTCCTTCTCAGCTTTTTCAATTTTAGTGTTATACTTGTCAATGACATCTTGCTTATCCTCCCGTAATTCTTCCTCATCATAGAAGTCTTGTCCGATATGGTAAATCCATACAAAAGGAGTGAAGGGAATGACAGGAAACTTTCGGTTGGGTTCCTGGCGGTAAAAGTCAGACAGATCATCTTCATTTACCTTATTGGCTTTTTTTATATTTTGCTTATATAGCAGGTATTCTCCTTCATCCAGATAGCGGGTACCCAGACAGCTAGAAAGGAGAAGCCCTGTTAACAGAGTAAGAGAAATACTCTTTAGGATACGGTATATTGGTACAGTATTAATGGCTAAAAATGATTTCAAAAAGGATTCTAAAATTAATTAAGTCTCTTCAACAAAAGAAGTATAGAAAAAAATATAAGCTTTTTTTGGTTGAAGGAGGTAAAAATATACTGGAACTCCTGTCAACGCATTTTAGCATTAGAACACTAATAGCCACTCCAGTGTTTATAGAAGTGCACAAAGATCTGATAAATAAGCATGAAGTTGCCGAAATTATTTCAACAGATGAAAAACAGCTTTCTACTGCCAGTACACTCAAATCCAATAATGCAGCGATAGCTATTGTAGAAATTCCGGAAAATTTACCCTATCAAAGTTCTCCCGGAGCGTACGAACTGGTGCTGGATGACATCAATGACCCTGGTAACCTGGGAACAATTTTGCGCATAGCTGACTGGTACGGGATACCGCAGATTATCTGCTCACCTGAAACCACTGACTTGTACAGCCCCAAGGTGATCAGCGCAAGCATGGGCTCTTTTTTAAGGGTCAACGTTTTTTATATGGATCTGGAATCTTTTTTTAAGAAAAACAGAAAGCCGGTCTATGCCGCTTATGCAGCCGCTGGCGAAAATGTACACACTTTAAATTTTAGCAAAGAAGGTGTTTTGCTGATGGGTAGCGAATCTCATGGTATTCATCCACGCTATGCCAAATACGTAAATTGTAGTGTTCATATCCCATCATACGGAAAAGCAGAATCGTTAAATGTAAGTATAGCTACCTCTGTAATCTGTGATAATATGAGAAGGCTTAGTGAATAATAGCGTTGGCTTCTTCATTTAAAAGTGGAAAAAAAAACGCACCCCGGAACTTCCTCCTGAATATTTTTAGTTTATTTTAAATCATAAATTATAAAAGTATTTTTACTCAATAATTTCAGGGGAAAATTATAAATTATAAGTTGTCTAAGCATTTCAGTTTAAAGGTAAGACCAAAGACTTGCGATAAATAACTAAACTATATTTCATCCGGCCATTACTGAGTAGCATGTAAGGGTGAATACTAATACATTAGAGGAAGAAGACTCTACAGGCCTGACCATATGAGAAACAATCTAAAACTGATCATTGTAGATGATCATCAGCTTTTTCGCCAAGGACTTATTAAGTTATTGAAGGAGAGATTAGAAAATGTAAGCATAAAAGAAGCAAGTAATGGTAAAGAGCTATTATCTATGTTGGAAGTGCAAAAACCAGATATCGTACTCTTGGATCTGGAGATGCCAGTGATGGATGGATTAGAAACTTCCAATGTCCTTCTGAATAACCCTAAGTTTAGCGATATCAAGA
Proteins encoded:
- a CDS encoding RNA methyltransferase, translated to MISKRILKLIKSLQQKKYRKKYKLFLVEGGKNILELLSTHFSIRTLIATPVFIEVHKDLINKHEVAEIISTDEKQLSTASTLKSNNAAIAIVEIPENLPYQSSPGAYELVLDDINDPGNLGTILRIADWYGIPQIICSPETTDLYSPKVISASMGSFLRVNVFYMDLESFFKKNRKPVYAAYAAAGENVHTLNFSKEGVLLMGSESHGIHPRYAKYVNCSVHIPSYGKAESLNVSIATSVICDNMRRLSE